A stretch of Mytilus edulis chromosome 11, xbMytEdul2.2, whole genome shotgun sequence DNA encodes these proteins:
- the LOC139496200 gene encoding uncharacterized protein — protein MLKIDFIETSSKMFTDDENDSLWLYDVLDIIGVNEEFRKTSQRIYVLSEILQTFQCPNSTYYVGSRSEGIFTSDYRSDLDAIECVEMFPIIEDIDEASQHKFSLLIVREVETYAGYVKLQLVIEGVPCVSVHWPFLRNKFRKGVFKIDKYGRIVLFDILIENLPKMFYRLKNKPAFKSETFIFENVMSYRCSTWPSVAQEWLSRHRIHGYPSENTIQDIKSFGFFVVKKGHPLSSEVDLEWRISLSLQERKLMFNLSDVQHKCYFILKMFNRRIIKLDCITSYHWKTCLFYVMEENNHNVWEKRCLCHSVKLCIQQMLKWVKHGFCPNYFIPADNLFDGKLNESLRLISELKIQELLEVGFDCLRFVTSDNICDYVKSRKAEELPNWLTAQSKKVYKESVIKIDRFLIDSSNDLFNRKILEYYYCQANENMAVFIEFLWSTLDRIKQIGTITEHTEEETNSSLALLKPYVYACLASNISAMAIRHHNLHVRYFLLFGSFIYFVKGDVPGRLKLISVLYALGLYTDCEWFIDQEDEQYMKYNPSVCTCRYMKIDDLTEVKSFVPSKSKVCTCISFLPSELPIIPDAMKYEMFRYIGVCLKEIERPNISCRWLYTAVVDYNVYFFLLKYLTKRNHGKTTETVEAQNCILNLLNEQNVRHVDVACNLLAWMFITEMETPMALVILQLSFKMLSSSQLCFTNLTDETQRKLYQFNTAKLHALVLLYNTWVSKQSSSFHFCFQCFYISHVKLQKCSRCKIPTYCSKQCQRQNWKIHTAVCKIVRKYQKTYH, from the exons ATGTTGAAGATAGATTTTATAGAAACATCTAGCAAAATGTTTACAGACGATGAAAATGATAGCCTATGGTTATATGACGTTCTTGATATTATTGGAGTAAACGAAGAATTCAGAAAGACCTCTCAGCGAATATATGTTTTGAGTGAAATTCTTCAGACGTTTCAATGCCCAAACAGCACGTATTACGTTGGAAGTCGATCTGAAGGCATTTTTACATCAG ATTATCGAAGTGACCTCGATGCGATTGAATGTGTCGAAATGTTTCCAATCATCGAAGACATTGATGAAGCTAGTCAGCACAAGTTTTCGTTGTTAATTGTCAGAGAAGTAGAAACATATGCTGGATACGTCAAACTGCAACTTGTAATTGAAGGGGTACCGTGCGTATCTGTACACTGGCCTTTTTTACGCAACAAATTTAGAAAAggtgtttttaaaattgataaatatggACGTATAGTTTTATTTGATATACTGATAGAAAACCTGCCTAAAATGTTTTATAGGTTAAAGAATAAGCCTGCTTTTAAAAGTGAAACCTTTATTTTTGAAAACGTGATGTCTTATCGATGCTCAACATGGCCTTCAGTCGCACAGGAATGGCTCTCCCGGCATAGAATACATGGATATCCTTCAGAAAACACGATTCAAGATATTAAATCATTTGGATTCTTTGTTGTAAAAAAAGGCCACCCTTTATCATCCGAAGTTGATTTAGAATGGAGAATATCTTTGTCTCTTCAAGAACGAAAATTAATGTTCAATCTTTCAGATGTTCAacataaatgttattttattctGAAAATGTTTAATCGACGCATTATAAAATTAGACTGCATTACATCATACCATTGGAAAACATGCTTATTTTATGTTATGGAAGAGAATAATCATAATGTTTGGGAAAAAAGATGTCTTTGTCATAGTGTCAAACTGTGCATACAGCAAATGTTAAAATGGGTTAAACACGGGTTTTGTCCTAACTACTTTATTCCAGCGGACAACTTGTTTGATGGAAAATTAAACGAGAGTTTGAGATTGATATCAGAACTTAAGATACAGGAACTTTTAGAGGTCGGATTTGATTGTTTGCGCTTCGTGACATCAGATAATATATGTGACTATGTGAAATCACGTAAAGCTGAAGAATTACCAAATTGGCTAACGGCTCAAAGTAAAAAGGTATACAAAGAATCTGTAATTAAGATAGACAGGTTTCTTATCGACAGCTCGAATGATCTCTTTAACCGTAAAatacttgaatattattattgtcAAGCCAATGAAAACATGGCTGTTTTCATTGAGTTTTTGTGGTCAACGCTGGATCGCATTAAGCAAATAGGTACTATTACTGAACACACCGAAGAAGAAACAAATAGTTCTCTAGCTCTACTGAAACCATATGTATATGCATGTTTGGCAAGTAATATATCGGCAATGGCTATCCGTCATCATAATTTGCATGTTCGATATTTCCTATTATTTGGATCTTTTATCTATTTTGTCAAAGGAGATGTACCTGGACGCCTGAAACTTATATCCGTGCTTTACGCACTTGGGTTGTATACTGACTGTGAATGGTTTATCGACCAGGAAGACGAGCAATATATGAAGTATAATCCATCAGTCTGTACATGCAGATATATGAAAATTGATGATTTAACAGAAGTTAAGAGTTTTGTTCCATCAAAGTCAAAGGTGTGTACATGTATTTCGTTTTTGCCATCTGAACTTCCAATCATACCGGATGCCATGAAGTATGAAATGTTTAGATATATTGGTGTTTGTTTGAAGGAAATTGAACGACCGAACATATCTTGCCGCTGGCTTTATACAGCTGTTGTTGATTACAATGTATACTTTTTCTTgcttaaatatttaacaaaaaggaATCATGGGAAGACCACCGAGACTGTAGAGGCTCAAAACTGTATCCTGAACTTACTGAACGAACAAAATGTCAGACACGTGGATGTAGCTTGTAACTTATTGGCTTGGATGTTTATCACTGAGATGGAAACACCCATGGCTCTTGTCATTTTACAATTATCATTTAAAATGCTAAGTTCTTCGCAGTTATGTTTTACGAATCTAACAGATGAAACGCAACGAAAACTTTATCAATTCAATACAGCAAAATTGCATGCGTTGGTTCTTTTGTACAACACATGGGTTTCAAAACAGTCGTCCAGTTTTCATTTCTGCTTTCAGTGTTTTTATATAAGCCAcgtaaaactacaaaaatgtagcAGGTGTAAAATACCCACATATTGTTCAAAACAATGTCAACGTCAAAACTGGAAAATTCATACAGCAGTTTGTAAAATTGTAAGAAAATATCAGAAAACATATCATTAG